In Candidatus Mycalebacterium zealandia, one DNA window encodes the following:
- the tsaE gene encoding tRNA (adenosine(37)-N6)-threonylcarbamoyltransferase complex ATPase subunit type 1 TsaE: MGSQETLRRDSPAEWRSERARCPEFCPRLSPQSQKRTDSFSRSFEVFAVLKGETKVITSNEEETENLGRKIAADLNVGDAVLLYGGLGAGKTVIARGIARGLGVEEIVASPTFVIMNRYETRLPNMPLFHFDLYRNPAPDEFAGLGFADIFAGEGVTVVEWAENLPPGFARDTVKIEIALSEKNTNGREIKISTRKQP, from the coding sequence ATGGGCTCGCAGGAGACATTGCGGCGCGACAGTCCGGCGGAGTGGCGGTCAGAGCGGGCGCGGTGTCCGGAGTTTTGTCCGCGGCTTTCGCCGCAATCGCAAAAGCGGACGGACAGTTTTTCACGGTCATTTGAGGTTTTTGCGGTTTTGAAAGGAGAAACGAAAGTTATCACGTCCAACGAGGAGGAAACCGAAAACCTCGGACGCAAAATCGCGGCGGATTTAAACGTAGGAGACGCGGTTCTGCTCTACGGCGGACTCGGAGCGGGAAAAACTGTTATCGCAAGGGGAATAGCGCGTGGGCTTGGCGTGGAAGAAATTGTCGCAAGCCCGACTTTTGTAATTATGAACCGCTATGAAACGCGCCTCCCGAATATGCCGCTTTTCCATTTTGACCTTTACAGAAATCCCGCGCCCGATGAATTTGCCGGACTCGGTTTTGCGGACATCTTCGCCGGGGAAGGTGTAACCGTGGTTGAATGGGCGGAAAATCTGCCACCGGGGTTTGCGCGGGACACGGTCAAAATTGAAATCGCGCTTTCAGAAAAAAACACAAACGGACGCGAGATTAAAATCTCCACGCGGAAACAGCCCTAA
- a CDS encoding alpha/beta fold hydrolase: MSSYILVHGAWHGSWCWNKLTPLLEVAEHSVEARDLPGHGKDTTPPEDATLEAYVNSVCDQLDRAKEPVVLVGHSMAGCIISQVAERRPDKIRTLVYVAAVLLQNGQSLHDVISKDEESLVPPNLVVSEDEKTVLLKDDMIKPALYAQCSDEDVAQAKLLLTKQALAPLVTPVEISDGNFGSVKRAYVECSKDRTFSIKSQRMMQSALPCDPVFTIDTDHSPAMSAVEELSRHLLSLA, encoded by the coding sequence ATGAGTTCTTATATTCTCGTTCACGGAGCTTGGCACGGCAGTTGGTGTTGGAACAAATTGACACCTCTGCTTGAAGTGGCGGAGCACAGTGTGGAAGCGCGTGATTTGCCCGGTCATGGAAAAGATACGACGCCACCCGAAGATGCCACTCTGGAAGCTTATGTCAACAGCGTCTGCGACCAACTTGACCGGGCGAAAGAACCGGTGGTTCTGGTCGGGCACAGCATGGCGGGCTGTATTATAAGTCAGGTGGCGGAAAGGCGTCCGGACAAAATACGGACTCTTGTTTACGTGGCGGCGGTTCTGTTGCAAAACGGTCAAAGTTTGCATGATGTCATAAGCAAAGACGAAGAGTCGCTTGTTCCTCCCAACCTTGTTGTTTCCGAAGACGAAAAAACCGTTCTCCTCAAAGATGACATGATAAAGCCCGCGCTTTACGCGCAGTGTTCGGACGAAGATGTCGCTCAAGCGAAATTGCTTCTCACAAAACAGGCGCTGGCTCCTCTGGTCACGCCGGTTGAAATAAGCGACGGGAATTTTGGCAGTGTCAAACGCGCCTATGTTGAATGTTCAAAAGATCGCACTTTCAGTATCAAAAGTCAGCGTATGATGCAAAGCGCGTTGCCTTGCGACCCCGTGTTCACGATAGACACGGACCACTCGCCGGCAATGTCCGCAGTTGAGGAACTGTCACGGCATTTGCTGTCGCTTGCCTGA
- a CDS encoding aspartate kinase translates to MSLVVQKYGGASVSNIGSIGKVAENIIKRAKQGNRIVAVVSAMAGETDRLTNLARKIMDPPDRRELDVIISSGEQVSSGLLCMKIKSLGHEAVSFQGHQVRVTTNNVFSGAKIKTIDDRKIREALDSGMVVVIAGFQGVDDDGNVTTLGRGGSDLTAVAVASVLDADSCELYKDVAGIFSADPLVCKDARKLDKICYEEMLEMASAGSKVLQARAVEHASKFSIPLHVRPMNTPEKEGTLVMEESSMESMEEAIISGVSSDKNQAKLTIADVPDQPGIAAKIFSVLASEDISVDMIVQNISHDGVNDVTFTVPRVEFKRASKATRKLSKEIGARQVESEDNIAKISLIGIGMRSHSGVASRMFKTLAREKINIMMISTSEIKISCIVQERETARAVRALHDEFFGGKKKSGKKK, encoded by the coding sequence ATGAGTCTCGTGGTTCAAAAATACGGCGGAGCAAGCGTTTCCAACATCGGCTCCATAGGAAAGGTCGCGGAAAACATTATCAAGCGCGCAAAACAGGGCAACCGTATTGTGGCGGTTGTGTCCGCGATGGCGGGCGAGACCGACCGGCTCACAAACCTTGCACGCAAAATTATGGACCCGCCAGACCGGCGCGAACTTGATGTCATTATCTCAAGCGGAGAGCAGGTTTCTTCGGGGCTTTTGTGCATGAAAATAAAGTCACTCGGGCATGAAGCGGTTTCTTTCCAGGGACATCAGGTTCGTGTTACAACTAACAATGTGTTCAGCGGCGCGAAGATAAAAACCATTGACGACAGAAAAATCAGAGAAGCGCTTGATTCGGGAATGGTTGTTGTAATCGCCGGATTTCAGGGCGTTGACGATGATGGAAACGTTACAACTCTGGGCAGAGGAGGCTCGGATTTGACCGCGGTCGCGGTCGCATCCGTTCTCGACGCAGATTCCTGCGAACTCTACAAGGATGTTGCCGGAATCTTCTCCGCAGACCCTCTGGTGTGCAAAGATGCGCGAAAGCTGGATAAAATCTGCTACGAAGAGATGCTCGAAATGGCGAGCGCCGGCTCAAAAGTTCTTCAGGCAAGAGCGGTTGAGCACGCAAGCAAATTCTCAATTCCCCTTCATGTGCGTCCCATGAACACGCCGGAAAAAGAAGGGACGCTGGTTATGGAGGAAAGTTCGATGGAGTCAATGGAAGAGGCGATAATCTCAGGTGTGAGTTCGGACAAAAATCAGGCGAAACTTACAATCGCGGATGTTCCCGATCAGCCGGGAATCGCCGCGAAAATCTTCTCGGTTCTTGCGAGCGAAGACATATCGGTGGACATGATTGTTCAAAACATCAGTCATGACGGAGTCAACGACGTTACCTTCACGGTTCCGCGCGTGGAATTCAAAAGAGCCTCAAAAGCGACTCGCAAACTGTCAAAGGAAATCGGCGCAAGGCAGGTGGAATCCGAAGACAACATAGCGAAAATCTCACTCATCGGCATCGGAATGAGGTCTCATTCGGGAGTGGCTTCCAGAATGTTCAAAACGCTCGCGCGTGAGAAAATCAACATAATGATGATAAGCACTTCGGAAATAAAAATCTCGTGCATAGTGCAGGAGAGAGAAACCGCACGCGCCGTGCGCGCGCTTCATGACGAATTTTTCGGCGGAAAAAAGAAAAGCGGAAAGAAAAAATGA
- a CDS encoding citramalate synthase encodes MSETVEIYDVTLRDGTQGEDISFSVEGKLQITEKLADLGVNYIEGGWPGSNDRDREYFERALKLNTANAKVSAFSSTRRAGVSCEGDANIQSLLQTGVSVAAIVGKSWDFQVETVLETTEDENLAMISDTVEYLKERMETVFFDAEHFFDGFKANPDYAIAAARAAIDAGADAVVMCDTNGGSMPWEVEQTVLETKKLLGGDPPLGIHFHNDTENGVANTLYAIKNGVRHVQGTMNGYGERCGNANLCSIIPNICFKLGMDCITNGKVEKLYETAHFINELANLNPLKKKAFVGASAFAHKGGLHASAVRKNPETYEHIDPSLVGNRRRVLVSDLSGRANIISKAAEFGVEIDSNDKRVVEILQNLKELENKGYEFERAGASFELLVRKHLGLYKKLFFVENIKTAVEREGRDGKPISSAEVSVKVDEKFEKVKALGNGPVNALDKALREALERFFPTIREMTLKDYKVRVVSSIKGTDSVVRVLVESGDGTTVWNTVGVSENVVEASWKALIDSIDYKLLKDALS; translated from the coding sequence ATGAGCGAAACCGTTGAAATATACGATGTAACACTGAGGGACGGCACTCAAGGCGAAGACATATCGTTTTCGGTTGAGGGAAAACTCCAAATCACGGAGAAACTCGCCGACCTCGGCGTCAATTACATAGAAGGCGGCTGGCCCGGCTCAAACGACCGCGACAGGGAGTATTTTGAGCGCGCCCTCAAACTGAACACGGCAAACGCGAAAGTAAGCGCTTTTTCAAGCACCCGCCGCGCCGGAGTTTCGTGCGAAGGGGACGCCAACATTCAGTCGCTTCTTCAAACCGGCGTTTCAGTTGCGGCGATTGTGGGCAAAAGTTGGGATTTTCAGGTTGAAACTGTCCTGGAAACCACCGAAGACGAGAACCTCGCGATGATAAGCGACACCGTGGAATATCTTAAAGAGAGAATGGAAACAGTGTTTTTTGACGCGGAGCATTTTTTTGACGGTTTCAAGGCAAACCCGGATTACGCAATTGCCGCCGCGCGTGCGGCGATTGATGCCGGCGCCGATGCCGTTGTGATGTGCGACACAAACGGCGGCTCAATGCCGTGGGAGGTTGAGCAAACCGTGTTGGAAACGAAAAAACTGCTCGGCGGAGACCCGCCTCTGGGAATCCACTTCCACAACGACACCGAAAATGGAGTTGCCAATACACTGTACGCCATCAAAAACGGAGTTCGCCATGTGCAAGGAACAATGAACGGCTACGGCGAGAGGTGCGGAAACGCCAACCTCTGTTCAATCATACCGAACATCTGCTTCAAACTTGGAATGGACTGCATCACAAACGGTAAAGTGGAAAAACTTTATGAGACCGCTCATTTCATCAACGAACTCGCCAACCTCAACCCTCTGAAGAAAAAAGCGTTTGTCGGCGCAAGCGCTTTCGCGCACAAAGGAGGGCTTCACGCGAGCGCGGTTCGCAAAAACCCCGAAACATACGAACACATAGATCCCTCTCTTGTGGGAAACCGCAGAAGAGTACTGGTTTCAGACCTTTCGGGCAGAGCAAACATCATTTCAAAAGCGGCGGAGTTCGGAGTGGAGATAGATTCAAACGACAAACGGGTTGTGGAAATCCTGCAAAATCTCAAAGAGTTGGAAAACAAGGGATACGAATTTGAAAGGGCCGGAGCGTCATTTGAACTTCTTGTGAGAAAACATCTGGGCTTGTATAAAAAACTTTTCTTTGTGGAAAACATCAAAACCGCCGTTGAGCGTGAGGGCAGAGACGGCAAGCCCATATCGTCCGCGGAAGTTTCAGTCAAGGTTGATGAGAAATTTGAAAAAGTGAAAGCGCTCGGAAACGGACCCGTGAACGCGCTTGACAAAGCGTTGCGGGAGGCGCTTGAAAGGTTTTTTCCCACGATTCGGGAAATGACGCTCAAAGACTACAAAGTGCGCGTAGTGTCGTCCATCAAGGGCACAGACTCGGTGGTGCGGGTTCTTGTTGAATCGGGAGACGGCACAACCGTCTGGAATACGGTGGGCGTCTCGGAAAATGTGGTTGAAGCAAGTTGGAAAGCACTCATAGACAGCATTGATTACAAACTGCTCAAAGACGCGCTCTCCTGA
- a CDS encoding cupin domain-containing protein, translated as MNETEQSENSRVFCLLMAGGDGKRLWPSSRRFYPKPLFSLQGRDSLLRGAVGLFSSLDFLSEITVLAGAPHEKALRSHLGPVKAHISTEPLSRNTAPAITLGVMSVLREFEEEDEDAIFVVSPSDHLIGNKKQLSHALKTAIAAAEKGLIITIGATPTRPETGYGYIEKGVDTDDGSGKVFKIKQFVEKPNLQTARKYVKDSFLWNCGIFVFKGRVMMEEMKKHAPKVFSSVRKALSKENSFGVTDAESYARSPNISIDCAVMEKTDLGAVIPASFGWNDVGSWESVYNLSEKDSSGNALSGDVVIQESENCLVRGDGRLVVVHGLKDVAIVSEQDALFVSDIKSSGEIKSVVDTLISEKRPEALRPFSSRHGWGSEETIEKGCGFSVKSVTVEKKMEYEPDPPAGRLIVLEGEATATLANKSVVLSEGDLLEIPEDVPLRVKNGGKSVLRLLEISFGTNE; from the coding sequence GTGAACGAAACTGAACAATCTGAAAATTCGCGCGTTTTTTGCCTGCTCATGGCGGGTGGAGACGGTAAGAGGCTCTGGCCCTCTTCGCGGCGGTTTTACCCCAAACCTCTTTTTAGTCTGCAAGGGCGCGATTCCCTTCTCCGGGGGGCGGTCGGTCTTTTTTCATCGCTTGATTTTCTGTCTGAAATCACTGTGCTTGCGGGTGCGCCACATGAAAAGGCTCTTCGTTCTCATCTTGGTCCGGTTAAAGCGCACATTTCAACCGAGCCGCTTTCAAGAAACACCGCTCCGGCAATCACTCTGGGAGTTATGAGCGTTTTGCGCGAATTTGAAGAAGAAGATGAGGACGCGATTTTTGTGGTTTCCCCGTCCGATCATTTAATCGGCAACAAAAAACAGTTGTCTCACGCTTTGAAAACCGCGATTGCCGCGGCGGAAAAAGGGCTGATAATCACAATCGGCGCCACGCCGACCCGGCCCGAAACAGGATACGGCTATATTGAAAAGGGCGTGGACACGGACGATGGTTCGGGAAAGGTTTTCAAGATAAAGCAGTTTGTTGAAAAGCCCAACTTACAGACCGCACGCAAGTATGTGAAGGACTCTTTTTTGTGGAACTGCGGAATCTTTGTTTTCAAAGGGCGGGTTATGATGGAGGAGATGAAAAAACACGCTCCGAAGGTTTTTTCATCGGTGCGCAAAGCGCTTTCAAAAGAGAACTCTTTTGGCGTTACGGATGCGGAGAGTTACGCGCGGTCTCCCAACATATCAATAGATTGTGCCGTCATGGAAAAGACTGATTTGGGAGCGGTTATTCCGGCAAGTTTCGGATGGAATGACGTTGGTTCGTGGGAGTCCGTCTACAACCTTTCGGAAAAGGACTCAAGCGGCAACGCTTTGAGCGGGGATGTTGTGATTCAGGAGTCCGAAAACTGTCTTGTTCGCGGCGACGGGCGGCTGGTTGTTGTTCACGGACTGAAGGATGTCGCAATTGTCTCAGAGCAGGACGCTTTGTTTGTTTCCGACATAAAAAGCAGCGGGGAAATCAAATCCGTTGTTGACACGCTAATCAGCGAAAAAAGACCCGAAGCTCTGCGCCCTTTTTCTTCCAGACACGGTTGGGGTTCTGAAGAAACAATTGAAAAGGGATGCGGTTTTTCGGTTAAGAGCGTTACTGTTGAGAAAAAAATGGAGTATGAGCCGGACCCCCCGGCCGGCCGTCTGATTGTTCTTGAAGGCGAAGCGACAGCAACGCTCGCGAACAAGAGCGTAGTTTTGTCGGAAGGGGATTTGCTTGAAATTCCCGAAGACGTTCCTTTGCGTGTCAAAAACGGCGGGAAATCCGTACTTCGCCTGCTTGAGATCTCTTTTGGGACGAATGAGTAG
- a CDS encoding DUF4301 family protein, which produces MKKLSVRSQIEILGSPPSFVRLVKPCAVGDGIVSLSGENKKLHRQTYDKKRLDYRVCVFVPASGAASRMFADLTARDSGALEEFTRNIKRFAFYEDLQIACARLRRSDVSSLAPDEIAELVLSAQGLGYEGFPKGLVKFHRYDGVSTTAFEDYSQLARAYADEIHFTVPTGFSDEEKNRLTQSGDGFTVSFSTQDPRTDTVVLDSDGNLLTDENGETVLRPAGHGALLENFGAVEADVVFISNIDNIAHASRMKNPESDRKALAGVLIEEMEKTPQDKPFRVCGVVKNTGEPGGAPFWVRDSSGCVSKRIVESVEVNHSDSAQEKVWCSATHFNPVDMVCSVRGADGRKFNLQNYTDDSFMVADKTFQGRPIKALEMPGLWNGAMAGWETVFVEIPVESFNPVKNIFDLLSDCHQDLQSERN; this is translated from the coding sequence ATGAAAAAACTCTCAGTTCGTTCTCAAATAGAAATTCTCGGAAGCCCCCCGTCTTTTGTCCGTCTTGTGAAACCCTGCGCGGTTGGAGACGGAATTGTTTCGCTGTCCGGAGAAAATAAAAAACTCCATCGGCAGACGTATGACAAAAAACGTCTGGATTATCGCGTCTGCGTATTTGTTCCCGCTTCGGGAGCGGCAAGTAGAATGTTCGCGGACTTGACCGCTCGGGACTCCGGCGCGCTTGAAGAATTCACGCGAAATATCAAAAGATTCGCTTTCTATGAAGATCTTCAAATCGCTTGCGCGCGCTTGCGCCGGAGCGATGTTTCCTCTCTTGCTCCGGACGAAATTGCGGAACTTGTCCTCTCCGCGCAAGGACTTGGATACGAGGGGTTTCCAAAGGGGCTTGTGAAATTTCACAGATACGACGGCGTTTCCACAACGGCTTTTGAGGACTATTCCCAACTCGCGCGCGCCTACGCAGACGAAATTCATTTTACCGTTCCCACAGGTTTTTCCGATGAGGAAAAAAACCGCCTCACACAATCGGGAGACGGGTTCACCGTATCATTCTCCACGCAGGACCCACGAACCGACACGGTCGTTCTTGATTCGGACGGCAATCTTCTTACGGATGAAAACGGCGAAACGGTTTTGCGCCCCGCCGGGCACGGCGCTCTGCTTGAAAATTTCGGAGCAGTTGAAGCGGACGTTGTTTTTATTTCAAACATAGATAACATCGCCCACGCCTCGCGCATGAAAAATCCCGAAAGCGACAGAAAAGCGCTTGCGGGTGTTTTGATTGAAGAGATGGAGAAAACCCCTCAGGACAAGCCGTTTCGCGTTTGCGGAGTCGTAAAAAACACGGGCGAGCCGGGCGGCGCGCCGTTCTGGGTTCGGGACTCTTCGGGCTGCGTCAGCAAAAGGATTGTTGAGTCCGTTGAGGTTAATCATTCGGACTCCGCGCAGGAGAAAGTCTGGTGCTCTGCGACTCATTTTAATCCCGTTGATATGGTCTGTAGCGTCCGTGGCGCGGACGGGCGGAAATTCAATCTTCAAAATTATACGGACGACTCTTTTATGGTTGCCGACAAAACATTTCAGGGGCGTCCAATCAAAGCTCTGGAAATGCCGGGTTTGTGGAACGGCGCAATGGCGGGTTGGGAAACCGTTTTTGTGGAGATTCCCGTTGAAAGTTTTAATCCGGTAAAAAATATTTTTGACTTGTTGAGCGATTGCCATCAGGATTTACAAAGTGAACGAAACTGA
- the clpX gene encoding ATP-dependent Clp protease ATP-binding subunit ClpX — translation MRRGGREEGQLCSFCSKGKNDVSKLIAGPNDVYICNECIDLCNDIIKEEEEKERTKVGYSKRKESVATLMTPSEIKSFLDEYVIGQDHAKKVLSVAVHNHYRRIETIEAGSRLKAKNGEDSDVEIQKSNVMLVGPTGSGKTLIAQTFARMLKVPFAIVDATCYTEAGYVGEDVENMIVSLLQDADYDIERASKGIIYIDEIDKLARKSGDSPSITRDVSGEGVQQSLLKIMEGAKTNVPPKGGRKHPQQDFVQVDTTNILFICGGAFFGLEDIIRRRKGKNAIGFNAEITKGAGLEDASSIIKDVQMEDQIQYGLIPEFVGRVPVIATLDELDEESLISILTKPRNALVKQYTKLMGLEGVDLEFTDSALSLIAKESIKRKTGARGLRSILESIMLDILYDVPSDKNLNRCVVTEEVVRGEGKPLFHYNLRKKVGS, via the coding sequence ATGAGGCGAGGCGGAAGAGAAGAAGGCCAACTCTGTTCTTTTTGCAGTAAGGGCAAAAACGATGTGTCAAAACTCATCGCGGGTCCTAATGATGTTTATATCTGCAATGAGTGCATAGACCTCTGCAACGACATCATCAAAGAAGAGGAAGAGAAAGAGCGCACCAAAGTCGGCTACTCAAAGCGTAAAGAGTCCGTGGCAACTCTGATGACGCCGTCCGAGATTAAGAGTTTTCTTGATGAGTATGTAATCGGTCAGGATCATGCGAAGAAGGTTCTTTCGGTCGCGGTTCACAACCATTACAGGCGCATAGAGACAATTGAAGCGGGCAGCCGTCTCAAAGCCAAAAACGGAGAAGACTCAGATGTTGAAATACAGAAGAGCAACGTAATGCTTGTCGGTCCCACGGGTTCCGGAAAAACCCTGATTGCCCAGACCTTTGCCAGAATGCTCAAGGTTCCCTTCGCGATTGTTGACGCAACCTGCTACACCGAAGCGGGATACGTCGGCGAGGATGTGGAGAACATGATAGTCAGCCTCCTTCAGGACGCCGACTACGACATTGAGCGGGCGTCAAAGGGAATTATCTACATTGACGAAATAGACAAGTTGGCGCGCAAAAGCGGCGACAGCCCCTCAATAACACGTGATGTGTCAGGCGAAGGCGTGCAGCAGTCGCTTCTGAAAATTATGGAGGGCGCCAAAACAAATGTGCCTCCAAAAGGCGGAAGAAAACATCCGCAGCAGGATTTTGTTCAGGTGGACACAACTAACATTTTGTTCATTTGTGGCGGAGCGTTCTTCGGGCTTGAGGACATAATCAGGAGAAGAAAGGGCAAAAACGCAATCGGCTTCAATGCTGAAATCACCAAAGGAGCTGGCTTGGAAGACGCGTCTTCCATAATCAAGGATGTGCAGATGGAAGACCAGATTCAATACGGCTTGATACCCGAATTTGTCGGAAGAGTTCCCGTTATCGCCACGCTTGATGAATTGGATGAGGAGTCTCTCATTTCCATTCTCACAAAGCCGCGCAATGCCCTTGTGAAGCAATACACAAAACTCATGGGGCTTGAAGGCGTTGATTTGGAGTTTACCGATTCCGCGCTCAGTCTTATCGCGAAAGAGTCAATAAAAAGGAAAACCGGCGCGCGAGGTCTGCGCTCGATTCTTGAATCAATAATGCTGGATATTCTCTACGATGTTCCGTCTGACAAAAATTTGAACCGTTGCGTTGTTACTGAAGAAGTGGTTAGGGGAGAGGGGAAACCGCTTTTTCACTACAACCTTCGCAAAAAAGTGGGGTCGTAG
- the clpP gene encoding ATP-dependent Clp endopeptidase proteolytic subunit ClpP, with protein MSSYVPFVVEQTGRGERSYDIFSRLLRDRIIFIGSVIDDAIANLVIAQLVFLESEDPDKPVNLYINSPGGNVTAGLAIYDTMQYVKNEISTLCIGQAASMAAVLLAGGSAGRRQALPHSRIMIHQVLGGIQGQASDIEIHAKEILRVRQELNGILKTHTGQTLENIEKDTDRDFFMTAEEAMSYGVIDSIIDSRDQLKEVGEAAK; from the coding sequence ATGTCTAGTTATGTTCCATTTGTGGTGGAGCAGACAGGAAGAGGCGAGCGTTCCTATGACATTTTTTCCCGTCTATTGAGAGACAGGATTATTTTCATAGGTTCGGTCATAGATGACGCGATTGCCAATCTTGTTATTGCTCAGCTTGTGTTTCTTGAGTCGGAGGATCCGGACAAGCCCGTGAATCTGTATATCAATTCTCCGGGCGGCAACGTTACGGCGGGCCTCGCGATTTACGACACGATGCAGTATGTGAAAAACGAAATTTCGACCCTCTGCATTGGACAGGCGGCGAGCATGGCGGCGGTTCTGCTTGCAGGCGGTTCTGCGGGGCGCAGGCAAGCGCTTCCGCACTCACGCATTATGATTCATCAGGTTCTCGGAGGAATTCAGGGGCAGGCGAGCGACATTGAGATACACGCGAAGGAAATTTTGAGAGTGCGGCAGGAACTCAACGGCATTCTGAAAACGCACACCGGGCAAACCCTTGAAAACATTGAAAAAGACACCGACAGGGATTTCTTTATGACCGCGGAAGAAGCGATGAGTTACGGAGTTATAGACTCAATAATAGACAGCAGGGATCAGCTTAAAGAGGTTGGGGAGGCGGCGAAATGA
- the tig gene encoding trigger factor, translated as MKVSVEDRSSTEKKIDVVISAETVRLEREGIVRKLQRNAKVDGFRQGKVPEAEIEKLFAGEIKEELVSNLVTNSFQDALKEVSASPVSRPAITPNDLDLEKEFSYSAVFDVLPAFELPVYKGLGLKQAPISVSAQDVEQALEQIVEGSATVEPVKEKRPCAAEDVVEVDYRGTIDGKTIEGLEKSGVRFLLGKGRLLEDFEKNITGMSDGEEKEFEIAYPEDFQIKEAAGKSVKFTLKVTQVFDRKVPAVDDEFAKKLGSDNVAGLKSNVEKDLTARLEAMRDASLDEQICAKLGDVAKFDVPARLVADERERLEAEMKRDFEGRGIDVPPIDEKASESLNKRAGENVKLSLIISRIAEAESIEANENDLTERFSAIASQTGVSNEQIREYYEKNSLLNGLNSQIVSAKVMKLMRENAEIKTEDPPKTPESNPES; from the coding sequence ATGAAAGTTAGTGTTGAGGACCGGAGTTCCACAGAGAAAAAGATTGATGTCGTAATTTCCGCTGAAACGGTGCGTCTTGAGCGTGAGGGGATTGTCAGAAAACTCCAGCGCAACGCCAAAGTGGACGGGTTCAGACAGGGAAAAGTTCCCGAAGCGGAAATAGAGAAACTTTTCGCGGGTGAAATCAAAGAGGAACTTGTTTCAAACCTCGTAACAAACAGTTTTCAGGACGCTTTGAAAGAGGTTTCCGCCTCTCCGGTCAGCAGACCCGCCATTACTCCCAATGATCTTGATTTGGAAAAAGAGTTTTCCTATTCGGCGGTTTTTGATGTTCTGCCGGCTTTTGAACTGCCGGTTTACAAGGGATTGGGATTAAAACAGGCGCCGATTTCCGTTTCCGCGCAGGATGTTGAGCAGGCGCTGGAGCAAATAGTTGAGGGCTCGGCGACTGTGGAGCCCGTTAAGGAAAAAAGACCGTGTGCCGCCGAAGATGTTGTTGAAGTGGACTACCGGGGAACCATAGACGGCAAAACCATAGAAGGGCTTGAAAAGAGCGGCGTGAGATTTCTTCTTGGAAAGGGGCGGCTTCTAGAGGATTTTGAAAAAAACATAACCGGTATGTCGGACGGTGAAGAAAAGGAGTTTGAGATTGCCTACCCTGAGGATTTTCAAATAAAAGAGGCGGCGGGCAAATCCGTCAAGTTCACTTTGAAGGTGACACAGGTTTTTGACAGAAAAGTTCCCGCGGTGGACGATGAGTTTGCCAAGAAGTTGGGAAGCGACAATGTTGCCGGACTCAAAAGCAACGTAGAAAAAGATTTGACGGCGCGCCTTGAAGCGATGAGAGACGCGAGTCTTGACGAGCAGATATGCGCCAAACTCGGAGACGTTGCCAAGTTTGATGTTCCCGCGCGTCTTGTCGCGGATGAAAGAGAGCGGCTTGAAGCCGAAATGAAAAGGGATTTTGAAGGTCGCGGCATTGATGTTCCGCCAATCGATGAAAAGGCGTCTGAAAGTTTGAATAAAAGAGCGGGCGAAAATGTGAAACTGTCTCTGATTATAAGCAGAATTGCCGAAGCGGAATCAATTGAAGCGAACGAAAACGATCTCACTGAACGTTTTTCCGCCATTGCCTCGCAGACGGGAGTTTCCAACGAACAGATTAGGGAATATTATGAAAAAAACAGTCTTCTCAACGGACTCAATTCACAGATTGTGAGCGCCAAAGTTATGAAGCTCATGCGCGAAAATGCTGAAATCAAAACCGAAGACCCTCCGAAAACGCCCGAGTCAAATCCCGAAAGTTAG